The DNA region CCGCCTCACTCTCGCCCGAAGAGCAAGCAAGCCTGTTTGGTCGCACGGCGGCGTGCGCCTATCGCCTGCATGAGGCGTCGTAAGATGCGGATGTGCGGCCTCTACGCGGTTGCGCGCACAAGCCGGCGCATCGGCGCAAAGCGTTCCGCGAATCGAGAGATCTACGCTGCACGCCGCGGACGGTTAAAAACAGGAGTTACCTACACTTTTTTGTTTTCCGTGCAAGTGCCGGGAACGGCTGCAGTCAGGCGTTTTCGCGACCGGCCCAATGGGGTCGCACAGAGACGGCCTGCCCACGTAAGACAAATGATAGCTTTTGTGATACGCTAGGGCCATGGCCGACCACGCCTCCACGACGCGCACCCGTTTCCAAGAAGCCTTGGAAGCCGTGCACGTACTGCCCGAAGGAAACGGCTGGACGGTGATGCAGGCCGGGCACGACCCGCAGGCGTTCGCCGATCGAGAAACGGCCTTGCAAGCGGCCCAACGTTCTGCGGCCTTGCGCCGCGTAAGCGTTTTGGTGCACGAATCAGAGCGTGCCACCCGGACCGAGTGAGGACCAGCGGCCGACGAAGCGGGCCGTGTTCATCAATTGCCCTTTCGATGCGGCTTATCAGCCGATGTTTGACGCCATCGTCTTTGCCGTCCACCGGTGCGGTTTCCTGGCCCGGTGCGCCCGCGAGGACGGCGACAGCGACCAGGTGCGGATCGACAAGCTCGTGCAAATGATCGCCGAGTGCGAACTCGGCATCCACGACTTGAGCCGGGTCGACACCGAAGGCCGGCTGCCGCGCTTCAACATGCCCTTTGAACTGGGGCTTTTCATCGGCGCGCAACGCTACCGGCCGGAAGGCCAGCGGCCTATCGGGGGCTTGGTCCTCGAAGCCGAACCGTACCAGCACCAGCGCTTCCTTTCAGATTTGGCGGGCAACGACTTTGAGGCGCACCACGGCAGCCCGGCCGAGGCGGTCAACGCCGTTCGAAAATTCCTGG from Verrucomicrobiota bacterium includes:
- a CDS encoding DUF2188 domain-containing protein, with the protein product MADHASTTRTRFQEALEAVHVLPEGNGWTVMQAGHDPQAFADRETALQAAQRSAALRRVSVLVHESERATRTE